The following are encoded in a window of Shewanella psychrotolerans genomic DNA:
- a CDS encoding thymidine kinase: MAQLYFYYSAMNAGKSTSLLQSSYNYRERGMNTLVMTASIDDRYGVGKVASRIGIETEAQVFSSDDNLVEMIADVCKQQTLHCILIDESQFLSKEQVKQLTYVVDILDIPVLCYGLKTDFQGELFSGSQYLLAWADKLVELKTICHCGRKANMVVRLDGEGKPMKEGEQVAIGGNESYESVCRKHFREFLWD; the protein is encoded by the coding sequence TTGGCGCAGCTCTATTTTTATTATTCGGCGATGAATGCAGGCAAATCGACCTCGCTGTTACAATCTTCATATAACTACCGTGAACGCGGTATGAACACGCTAGTGATGACGGCATCCATCGATGATCGTTATGGCGTAGGAAAAGTAGCGTCACGTATCGGCATAGAGACTGAAGCTCAGGTCTTTAGTAGTGATGATAATCTTGTCGAAATGATCGCTGATGTTTGCAAACAACAAACGCTGCATTGCATCTTAATCGACGAATCGCAGTTTCTCAGTAAAGAGCAGGTAAAGCAGTTGACCTATGTGGTGGATATTTTAGATATCCCTGTGCTGTGTTACGGCTTAAAAACCGATTTCCAAGGCGAACTCTTTAGTGGTAGCCAATATCTGCTTGCATGGGCAGATAAGTTAGTCGAACTAAAAACCATTTGTCACTGTGGTCGTAAGGCGAACATGGTGGTGCGCCTAGATGGTGAAGGTAAGCCGATGAAAGAGGGTGAACAGGTCGCCATTGGCGGTAACGAAAGTTATGAGTCAGTGTGTCGTAAACACTTTCGCGAATTCCTGTGGGATTAG
- the gtfA gene encoding sucrose phosphorylase produces the protein MKNKVQLITYVDRIANSGLVGLKQVLDNQLSERFSGVHLLPFYFPIDGSDAGFDPIDHVKVDERLGNWDDVKQIGEAYDIMADLIVNHMSAESKEFKDVLAKGKKSAYWDLFLTKDSVFPNGLSDEDQAKIYRPRPGSCFSTYRLADGSEVEFWTTFTANQIDINVHSKAGQDYLNRVLARFHESKVNLIRLDAAGYAIKKPGTSCFMIEESFEFVDQLAKQANQLGMTTLAEIHSHHMTQIDIAKRVDMVYDFALPPLILHTLFSQDATALSYWLSIAPRNCITVLDTHDGIGIIDVGPINGKPGLLNTAEIDNLVNTIHANSKGESLQATGAAASNVDLYQINCTYYDALGQNDIDYLIARAIQFFAPGIPQVYYAGLLAIPNDMALLKRTQVGRDINRPYLNIDDIDSALQKPVVKALCKLISLRNNQSAFNGEFSMSGDQNSLQLIWTEGLNSAKLAVDFTTKDAEIEMKQDGQVDRLSLASLL, from the coding sequence ATGAAGAATAAAGTGCAATTGATCACCTATGTAGATCGAATCGCTAACTCTGGATTGGTAGGACTCAAACAGGTGCTAGATAACCAGTTATCAGAACGATTTAGTGGCGTTCACCTGTTACCATTCTACTTCCCCATTGACGGCAGTGACGCGGGATTTGATCCGATTGACCACGTAAAAGTCGATGAACGTCTAGGTAATTGGGACGATGTAAAACAGATAGGTGAAGCTTACGACATCATGGCAGACCTTATCGTGAACCACATGTCAGCGGAATCAAAAGAGTTTAAAGATGTGCTGGCAAAGGGAAAGAAGTCCGCCTATTGGGACCTGTTCTTGACCAAAGACAGTGTCTTTCCAAACGGCTTAAGTGATGAAGACCAAGCAAAAATATACCGACCACGTCCTGGAAGTTGCTTTAGTACTTATCGACTAGCAGACGGCAGTGAGGTAGAGTTTTGGACTACATTTACCGCCAATCAAATTGATATCAATGTCCACTCAAAGGCTGGACAAGACTACTTAAACAGAGTGCTGGCTCGCTTTCATGAGAGTAAAGTTAATCTGATCCGTTTAGACGCGGCAGGTTACGCCATTAAGAAACCTGGCACCAGTTGTTTTATGATAGAGGAGTCATTTGAGTTTGTTGATCAATTAGCCAAGCAAGCTAACCAGCTAGGCATGACAACCTTAGCGGAAATCCACTCCCATCACATGACACAAATCGATATAGCCAAACGAGTAGACATGGTTTATGACTTTGCCTTGCCGCCGTTGATATTGCACACCTTATTTAGTCAAGACGCAACCGCTCTTAGCTATTGGCTGTCGATTGCGCCACGTAATTGCATTACCGTTCTCGATACTCACGATGGCATAGGAATTATTGATGTCGGCCCGATTAATGGAAAACCTGGCCTGTTAAACACCGCTGAAATTGATAACTTAGTCAATACCATTCACGCCAATAGCAAGGGTGAAAGCCTGCAAGCGACTGGGGCAGCAGCAAGTAACGTCGATCTGTATCAGATAAACTGCACCTATTACGACGCCCTTGGCCAAAACGATATTGATTATCTCATTGCCAGAGCAATACAGTTTTTTGCACCAGGGATCCCCCAAGTTTATTACGCTGGTTTACTCGCCATTCCTAATGATATGGCGTTACTTAAAAGGACCCAAGTCGGCCGCGATATAAACCGTCCTTACCTCAATATCGACGATATCGATAGTGCGTTGCAAAAGCCTGTGGTTAAAGCACTTTGCAAGCTAATTTCACTACGAAATAACCAAAGTGCATTTAATGGCGAATTTTCGATGAGTGGTGATCAAAACAGTTTGCAACTTATTTGGACAGAAGGACTTAATAGTGCAAAATTGGCGGTAGATTTTACAACAAAAGATGCCGAAATAGAGATGAAACAAGACGGACAAGTAGACAGGCTATCACTGGCATCCCTCTTATAA
- a CDS encoding LacI family DNA-binding transcriptional regulator — translation MTESKHWTLKSIAQELGVSNATVSNAFNRPDQLSEKRRNEILAACTELGYLGPNKAARSLRRGKFDTVALVLSDSVSYMVSDPVASKFMKGVAEVLEQHKINLLLFSGSAESVNGVSDFVDGFICYGRPRNGVLVDQLKQIKKKVVTVDFNIHRSASVSIDNRRGAYDVASLAIQSTEDRVAILGLRLLDTHLTCRVYDFDSDAMELDTSIAHQRLQGYIDAISDKQISLSPDRVWNIPESKSDFATIGAKEALSSNPRPNVFLCMSDLIALAVMREALQRGLRIPEDIRVVGFDGIEEAQRMVPALTTVYQHSEQKGRQAAQMFIDDAHHAEILDYELVRGASC, via the coding sequence ATGACCGAATCTAAGCATTGGACATTAAAAAGTATCGCCCAAGAGCTGGGAGTGTCAAATGCGACGGTTTCTAATGCTTTTAATCGTCCCGATCAGTTGTCTGAAAAGCGTCGCAACGAGATTTTAGCTGCCTGTACCGAACTGGGGTATTTGGGCCCCAATAAGGCCGCAAGATCACTGCGCCGTGGTAAGTTTGATACTGTTGCGCTGGTACTGTCTGATAGTGTGTCTTACATGGTGTCAGATCCGGTTGCAAGTAAGTTTATGAAAGGGGTCGCTGAAGTGCTTGAACAGCATAAAATTAATCTTTTGCTGTTTTCGGGAAGTGCTGAAAGTGTTAATGGTGTAAGTGATTTTGTGGACGGTTTTATCTGTTATGGCCGCCCACGCAATGGCGTGTTGGTTGATCAGCTTAAGCAGATAAAAAAGAAAGTGGTCACTGTGGACTTTAATATTCATCGAAGTGCATCGGTAAGCATAGATAATCGCCGCGGTGCATATGATGTTGCTTCACTCGCAATACAATCGACGGAAGATAGGGTTGCGATTTTAGGTTTACGTTTGCTTGATACCCATCTTACCTGCCGAGTCTATGATTTTGATTCTGATGCGATGGAGCTTGATACTTCAATAGCCCATCAAAGGTTGCAAGGATATATCGATGCGATTAGTGATAAGCAGATCTCTCTGAGCCCTGATCGAGTATGGAATATTCCCGAGAGCAAATCTGACTTTGCCACTATTGGAGCCAAAGAGGCGCTGAGCAGCAACCCGAGGCCTAATGTTTTTCTCTGTATGAGTGATTTAATTGCACTGGCGGTGATGCGAGAAGCCTTACAAAGGGGGTTAAGAATACCTGAAGACATTCGAGTGGTCGGCTTCGATGGCATTGAAGAGGCTCAACGTATGGTTCCTGCATTGACTACCGTTTATCAGCATTCTGAGCAGAAGGGACGCCAAGCGGCGCAGATGTTTATTGATGATGCTCATCATGCTGAAATACTTGATTATGAGCTTGTGCGTGGTGCTAGCTGTTAA
- a CDS encoding tetratricopeptide repeat protein translates to MLAVIFRHLEQDAQAESIYLYGLSVKPNNLNLLFNYQVLLTRNDRYIGADLLHNRIDNAKDPSPFRWVTLGNEHYENKGYRRALKYYNKAIELAHTYLKVMQVKQKHCTYSVTNIKLKKPLR, encoded by the coding sequence TTGTTAGCGGTTATCTTTAGGCATTTAGAGCAAGATGCTCAAGCAGAATCAATCTATCTTTATGGCCTATCGGTAAAGCCCAATAATCTAAACTTACTTTTTAACTATCAGGTGTTATTGACTAGAAATGACCGATACATAGGAGCCGATCTGCTGCACAACCGCATCGATAATGCAAAAGATCCCAGTCCATTTCGCTGGGTCACATTAGGAAATGAGCATTACGAAAACAAAGGTTATCGCCGAGCCTTAAAATATTACAATAAAGCGATCGAGCTTGCCCATACATACCTCAAGGTTATGCAGGTAAAGCAAAAACACTGTACTTACTCGGTGACCAACATCAAACTAAAGAAGCCCTTACGCTAG